The DNA segment TGTCTTCCCCGATGGCACCTGGTACGTATTGACACCCGCGAGCCTGTGACAATAAGCATAAAGCAGATTCCAGCTCATGGTCGAACCGCCCACCGAGGTGTTTCCGAAAGTCGGATCAATTGTTACAGGATAATCCGCCGATTCGAGCCACATCTTATCTAAGACTATCTCGAACCGTCCTCTCTTTACATCAATGTTCAAATCGCACCACACCGTGTCATTGCCGCTCCAGGCCTTTGGACGATACACGATAAATGCCTGCCCGGTGCGGTACTCATTTACCAGTGTGTCACCACCCGACACAGACAGAATGTTGTCGGACCTCAACGCATGGTAGGCGACCCACGCCCCGACCACCGAGTCCGGCCGAATCGCCCCAAGAACATCCCGCTCGAACACGCTAAGGCTGTCCTGGTAATAAAACCTGAGATTCTTGACACTCATCGCGTATTCGAGAACGTTCGAAGCAGGCCTCCGCTTAAGCACAATCTCCCATTCCAGGCCGGACTCATTGCGATAAAACCGGTGCCCGATATCATCACTTAACGCCTCAATGGTGTCACCTTCTACCCGGTAACCAGACGGCCCGGCACCGCAAGCAATCTCGAGCCGACACTCCCCCTGCCACAGGTCCAGACTAAGCCGGCAACCACTTGCGTCCTTGCTGATGTTCGCTGTCATGCAACGGCGGTTGTGATTCGATATTGCTTCACCGTCGTAAAGCCTGATCGTATGCTCATCGCCCGCTACCAACGTTGACCACACCATCAACACCGACAATACCGCAAGACACAGTCCATAAACCTTCCCACTGCTACCCATCCTGACGTTTCACTTTCTTTGACGGCTTCAAAGGTTCCTTGCCATCACTCGGCAGATTTTTCCGCCGGATGTCGTCCAGCATCTTCCAGAATTTCTCCTGGTCGGCCTGCGACGGCATCAGTTTCTTTCTCATTTCAACCATCTTCAAAAAATCCCCTATTTTGATATCCTCGCTTTTGACACGTATCAGTTTTTCGTAGTAATTCTTGATTAGGCCATCCAGCACGTCAACCCCAACCGGATGCTGCCCGCTGTCATCGGCGGATTTCTTTTTTCCTGTCACCTCAATCGCCCATCTCCACTACCAGAAGGTCAACCGTCACCGGTCCGCCGGCCGATTGGTCCCGTGCGATTTTAAACCCGCTCGATATTTCACTTCCAACCACATACGCCGACAGCTCACTCCTGGGACGCACAAAAACACGCGGATTGGTAAGGCTCGCCGGAAGATGATTGCCGCGAAAATCCGTCAACTGCTCAAAAGCGACCGATTGCGCGCTATCGCCAACATCAACACTACCGAAGAAAACCGACTTGACCGAATCAACGCTCTCCACGGTGAGAAACTCAATCTCACTCCAGCCCGATGTCCCCCAGACGCTCACGTCAGGCACGAACCACACTCTTCTGCCCGTCACATTCACCAATGCCGTTAACATGTCACCTCCTAATTCTTGACCGGGGCGGCCGGTCCGGTATAAGGCGCGCGGAAACTGCTGAGCAATTGTTCGGAGCGCTCCGCGAAGTGGTCCCCGAGCTTCATCCACGCCAGCGCCGCTTTGTCACTCTTGTTGAGTCCCAGCAGCTCTTTGGCGGCCGTCGCCCTGCCGACTATCTCCAGAGCGCGATAAGTCGCCGCGGCCTGCAACGCGATATCCGCCCCGAACTGCCCCTCCGGATCAACCGCCGCCTCAATCAAAGCGTTGGCGTCAGCAACCGCCTGAATGATCATCTCCTCGATATAACCGGCCAGCAGCGGCGAGTAATCGATATAGACCGACTCGCCATCGCATATATCACCCGACGGCAACCTCCGTATCGACCCCCGGTCGTAGTCCGCGTGATAATCGACACCGTCAACATAGACCCGGTAGGTCATATACCACACCACTACCGTTTGCCCAGTACCGAGAAGTCCGCTCTCTTTCAGAAGCAGGCTGCTGTTTGCATAATCAATTGAGTAATCGGTCCCCTCCGTGAAGATCGTCCCCAGCGAGCTGTCCGATGCCACCAGTACCGACCCCGGCACGAGAGGCAAGTTTACAATCCGTGTAGACAACGCCGTCAGGTTTAGATTCACCCTCACCGGCTTTACCGCGACCACTCCCTTAACGACCAGCGAGCTTTCGTCGACAGCCCCTCCGTAGAACACCAGGTCATCCGTGCCGCGCATTATTACAGCTTGATCACGAACATTACTTTGCGCCGGATAAGGCGTGCCCAAATACCTGCGGACCAGTTCTATATTCGTATACGACACCTCTACCTCCCCACCGAGAGTTCACGCAGATCCGACTGCGAGGTTATCCTGCTGCCGACCGGCCCGCTCGTGAATGCCGAGCCTGCTTCCACCCTGACCCAGAACATGCTGCCGCCGTTGACGGTACACTTTTGCCAGTCTGCCGGAATCGAGTTGAGATCGCTCCAGAAAATCAGATTCTTGCTGATAGCGTCGAAATTGAACGCACCGCCCACCAAAGCGAACGCCTTCCAGTTCACACCATCAAAATATGAATACGTGACAGCCCCCCCGGCCCCCGCCGTTGACAGAATCACATTCGCATTCCGAAACTTCCGTGACAACCCGAAATAAACCGCGTCACCGATATTCTTCAGCAAAACCCCTGTCTGTGGATGAAACACATCTCCCGCTGTTTCCGATGAAGACGCCGCTGTCAGATCCGCGTACGAACAGGACACAGCGTCATAGGCCACCACACTCTCGAAATCTCCGGTACTGCTGTCGAGAATGGCGGGCGATGAGAACTCACCCGTTGCCCGATGACTGTACTTGACAACGCTCTGGTTATCACCCTCGTCACTCAAATAGACCACCACCGGGATATTGTTCTCGAACTTGAGTTGGGGAAATTCTACTTCCGACTCATCGAGAGTTATCAGCGAACTCCAGTTGCTGCCATCGTACTCCCGATACTTGAGCTGCTGCGCGTCGAACACTACGCCGAGAAGACCCTCACCTGAAACGGCCGCGTCAAAATGTTCATCGATGCCTGAGCCGGAGGCTATGACAAACTCGCCTGACCAGCTTCCCCCGGCAATAGACTGTGACTGTACGAACAAATCCGTCCCGGTTCCACAGTAGACCACGTGGACTTTTGAAGGACCCGCGACGACTTTCGATGTACCGGCCGGAAGTCCCGTCCGAAGACTGTCGCCAGCATCGCCCGGCCCCGTTCCCCAAGTTTGACCGGAGTCACTCGATGATTTGACCTGGATATCGAAATAGCCCGCGGACAACCGTGAAAAGCTCACCAGAAGTTTCCCGCCCGATGTCCTGGCTATCGATGGCGCTACACTCACGCCGCCGTTATAAACATAAACCGCATCACCCACTGTCCAGATACCGGCGCTGAAAGACAGCTTTTTGAGCACGATATAGTTTGTCGTCTGTTCGCAGTAGACGACATAAACGTTACCGCTGTCGTCCATCAGGGCGTCAAAACCGAAGTCCGCCGTCTGTGAGGTCACCTCCGCCAGCGTACTCCACGCGCTGTATGGTCTGTCGGCGTAAGCGAAACGGATCTGGTTATTCTCGGTCTGAAGCAACACTATAGCTCTTCCCGCGAACTCCCCCGATGAAACCTTAAGAAGCTGTCGTGTCGGCGGGCCTCCAAACACCTGCGAAGCGGTAGTATCCGCAATTTTTACCTGCATATCGTTCCTTAAATCAAGGCCCGGAAAAACCGGGCCTTTCAATTGTTAGTGATTGGTTGTCAGGATTACCGCTGCCTGCTTGAGCACCTTGGCAAAAGTAACCGACTCCGAGATAACGGCCTCTTCGAACCGCTGGTCGATCACCTTGTCGTACTCGATCATCAGCGGCTGAGTGATCACTTCCTCCACCGCGAAACGGTTGTCCAGGCCGATAACATAGTCGCTGGAAACTTCATCCGAACGAACCAGCGATGCCCCCAGCGGGCTGAACAACTGACCGGTGCTCTGAAAACGATAACCGGCCATCGGATCGCGGAACTCGTCGAGCGTGAGAATCGCCTTGAGCTTGTCGCGGTGACACACTATCGTGTTAAGCTCAAACGGCGAGAAACTCGCCCACAGACTGATAAGATCATCATAGGTCAACACGCCGGTATCCGCCGAGTTGATGATTGTCGCGGCGTTGTCGTTGCCGTCGCCGCTGACAATCGTGTCAACCAGCATCCCGATCTTGTCCGACTGAATCTTGAACCCGATATACCACAAGAGCACCCGAAACTGCGCCGTCGTCCGATAACGAAGCGCCCGGTAACTGGTCTTGAGGGCCAGCCCGTAGTCGGCCACATTCACCGCGTGATTCTGCTCGGTCACGATCAACTGCGGGATCTCCGCCCCCTCGCCGATCGGCCTCAGAGAAAATCGGCTGTCGTTGTCGGTATCGATATTGAACGGCGTGTACTTGTTGCTCGCCACGGTTGTGCTGCTCGCGATCAGCCGGTCGAGATCCGGACGCATCGCCTGCCCCTTCTTGATCTCCCGGAGCATGAATTCGGGAAGAAGCGATGGCGCCTGCTGGTAGAACTGCTCCACTGTCGTCGGCGACTTACCGCCGATCCGTATGCCCGCCAGCACCAGCTGACGCTCGAAAGCGTCAAGAACGCTGCCGTTCGGCGACGGATCATATTCGTCGCATTCCAGAAGCTCCGACACCGACATCCCCCTGGCCTCGGCTTCGCTATACAGCTCCTTGTCCACCTCTATGCCGCTGGCCCGACTCAGATCAACCGAAGAATGATTGATCAATTTCGAATCGTCCTGCTGAAGATTCTCGACGGCTCCCGACTGAATGAAATCGTTGAAATCCACCTGCTCCCCCTTTCTAATTGAGAAGTATGACACAGTCGATTGTGCCGTTCACATCAAGCACCGTCCCGCGGGCGATATTCCCGCCAGCCGGATCACCCGCCACCGTCGGCGCCTGCTTGACCGTTCCGCTTGTGCCGCCCACTACCCTGTTACCGACCAACGGCGCCGGCGCGCTTACCGCCAGACGACAAATTCCGCCAACCTGCACCGTGGCCACCCGCTGACCATCATCGGCGTCCGTAAGAGTCAGGCTGATGAGTTTGCCCAAAAGCTGACCATCGGCCGCCAGCGGACCAACCTCACAGTTGCCGCTCAACGCCACCGGCCCGCCAATGTCAGCATCCTTCAAATCATCCACACCCGATGTCTGGTGAATCTTGAATGTCGCCAGCATCGGAGCGATTGTCTCGAGATTATGATCTCTGATCGTCATAATTTCCCCTCATTAAGTTTTATGGATTACTCTGGCCGGGATAATTTCCCACGGGCCGGGATCAAAATCCCACGTGGTTACTTGTATTCACTCGGTCTGTATTGATTCGATGATTTTCGCGAACGCACTCTATCCGCGAAACTCGCCGGAAACGTATCGCGCATCCTCGCCTGCGCTTTTCGATACCTCGAAAGCAACTGCTCCGCGTCGAGACCCGACAGTTCCTCGATAGCCAGCAGCGCCGATTCTACGCCATCACGGCTTCTTCGCGCCACCGCAATCGCCTTCTCCATACCGGAAAGTCGCTTGATAATGTCTTCGCGAAACAGATCTCGCTCTTGCTTCACCAGTTGAAACTCGCCCAGGATAGTCAATACATCCGACAGCGTCGCCCTGAGCTGATCAAAATCCAGTTCGCCTATCGACTCACTCTCGATACAAGCTGTCAGCCGTTCGAGAAATTCTTTGTGCCTGTCAATTTTTTCCAAGGTCCTGCCCTCGCCCTTCTTTGAGGTAAAACTCTATGCGCGACAGCCGCGCCTCAACGTCTTTCGAAAACTCATAAAACTGCTCGCGGCTCACCACACTCTCCTTTAATACCACCTCGATATTCGCCAGCCTCTTGTCGAGCGACTCGACCACTGTATCCTCGGCCTTCGCCGCCAGTTCTATCTTCAATGACTGAATTGTCAGAAAATAGGCCGCCGCCAGGCTCAAAATCACCCCGATAAACTTGAGCATCGCCGCGCTCAACCTGAATCCGCCCTCTTTATAGTCCAGCACTACCATTGCCTTCGGACTCCTCGCTTAGAGATTTGATATCCGCTACCCGGCGAATCAAACACCTCGTCACACCGTTAATCTTGATCGGACAGATCGCCATCACACCCTCGATCCCGCCCGATATCTCGAGAAGCAGCACGCCATCGCGAAGTCCCGCCGCCAGAAGTTCACCATGCGCTAAGGTAGCGAGCGCGGCCGTGCTGCAAACATCTACCTCGTCAGCGATAAACCGCGCGCCCTTCATGAAACGACTGAAATGAAATTGCCTGATAACAAACTGATGTGTCTTCCCACCCCGGTAAAGACACAGCACCGCGTTGCTGCCGTCGGGCTGACCGAACAGAGCAAACCGACCACAACCCTCGCGACTCTCAGTTGCCGGTTTGTACAGATAGCCGCGATGGCCGGATGATGATTCACCCCTCGGATACACGCGAACGCCCCCTCTGGTCCGCATCTTACCCGCGCACTCCTCAAGACCGGAAACCCCGCTGTACGCATGACGAATCTGTTTTATTGTCAGTGCGTCCGTGACAATATCCACACTGCCCTGTTCAACCCCTTCCTGCGGATATAACCGCAACTCCAGCCGTGTCACCCGGCCGGTTCCCTTCTCAAGGTACTTCTCGAGATCCGCCTGTGAGCACCGCTCTTTTCCGCGAAATCCGATCAATACACCACTCGCGCCGCTCAAATCGCGTAAGCCGGCAACTGCGATATGCTCCTCCCCGTGAAACTTGACCGTTTCGCCATCGTGAGTGGCCATCGACAGTCTCCCATCCGCGCATTCCACTGTCACCTCAATTCCATCATAATGAGGCACCACCAGATACTCCACCGATGGATCCAGTACGGCCGTGCTGCTGATAACTGTCGCTGTGTCGCCCCCGAAATCGTGATCGCTCTCGTCGAGCTGACGGGAAATCGATGTATCCCGGACCGCCCCGCGATAGACCAGCGATGTCTCCAGCACCCGTTCTATCTGACGGTAATTGAAATGACAGCTCGCCCCGCTTTCATTGTCCGGATACTTTTGAAAAGGCTCATGCCGGCACGTCCTGATATCTTCGCCGCAGATCGAACACTCCGGAAAGAGATACGTGAACCCGATTGAGCACTCCTTGTAGATACCCCCATCGATATTCTCTTTGAGATCCAGGGCACCCTTCGCCGATTTGAGCCAGTAGAAATAACTTTTGACCCACGTCTTGTCGCCGCGGTTAACTATTTCCGCGTGAAAAGTCCTCGCTACCGGCAGCTTATCCTTGCGGTGTCCTACCAGAACCGGCGAGTCTACGAGAAGCTCTATCAGCCGCTCCAACTCCTCCGCCGGAAACCTGCCGCCGAAACTGTTGACCTCATCGGAAACGATATACATGGCGCGGATTAGTACGTCCGATGACCGTACCGGGCTGGGGGGATTGATATTTACATTAATGTAGTCGATCAGTTCACTTAGCCGCTCATCGGTCGGCTCGGCCAACTCGGCCCTGATCCTTGAAAAACTGGCGTCCATCTGACCTCCATCTTGGGCTGTTTACCAAAGATTCCGGCCAGACCTTTTCCTCGAATCTTCCTGCATTTTTGCGCAGGACGTTACTCTTTTTTGTAGTGATTTTGTTGTTGTGCCCTGTGGGCGCGGGTCTTCCGTAGCAGTCTTCCGTAGGGCAGGAGCCTTCTTAGTCTCCTGCCAACTACGGGTCCGCCCTCGAACCCGCCATGATCAGTCTTCGTAGGTCGAAATCCCCTGCCCGATAGGGTCTCCGCCACCGGCGGAGAGGTTTCGACATGTCTCAATGCTTTGTAGTAAAATTCTCTTGTTTGCTCCGCAAGCAGGGCGGCAACCGTAGGGCGGGTCCGTCTTCGAACCCGCCATTATCTTGTGGGCGGCAGAAACTTGTGCGTGGATGCTCCATCCCGCCCTTGGCGGGACTGTGGGATTTTGCGGGCAGCAACCGCAGGGCGGGTCCTTCCCTGTCCGCCATTGGAGGATTAGAACCCGCCATCTTGATTCACGAATCACTACTTTTTGTTGTTGCCGAAGCGCGAATATGCGGGTATACTTTGGTTTATTCAGAAATAGGAGAGGGTATTCATGGAAAAGAACAACTGGAAGAGAATCATAGCTAAGGAGTGGCTTTTCCTGCTCGGATTCGTCGCTAGTGGAGCCGCTGCTGCCTTATTGGTACATCTTGCCTTCAGCCCAGAGCCAGTTTTAGATCCTGGGCCCAAACCCACCGCGATAGCAGAAACGCGCTACTTCTCAGGGCCAAGTCGGCCTGTTAAGATGGCCACCTTCCTACTGTTCGATGTGATCCCAGATACCGTTATATGTCGATTTCTGGATAGCATCGGATATCAAAATGCCACTTACGACAGCGCCAGTTACACGCGGTCCAGAGAAGCTGAAGCAAACCTAGGGCTGTCCGATTATGACAGGTACCTGCTATACACTTACCTCTCAGACTACGTGACGGCAGGCGAATCCGTAGCTGTGGAGGTTCTTCGAAGCAGAGAGGCGAACGATTACGAAATACTCGTGATCTCTGATTGGATTCATAGTCTTCAAGACGTTCAATCGCCGAAGCCGGACGTTCTGCCCACCGAGGCCTTCGCACAATACAGACATGACCGGTGGGAGGATGACTATAGGCGGTACATCGACTATTCCAAGAAAAAAATGCTCGCCGAGATTTTTACGGCGGGCTTTCTTATCCTCCCCTATCCAATGTTTGTGTTCCTTCGCACAATCCTCTGGTCAGTTAGGCAGATAAGAGCGCGGAATTCGTAGGTCGGTGTTCCGCCGGAGTCGAAGGCTTTTCAAATCAAGTATTGCGCTGTCGTATCATCTCAATCTAACTGCGGAGCGCATCGGGGTGTGCACGCCTCCGCAAATATGGGCCGCCCCTACCCGAGTATCCGTACCATGCTTCAGATGATACTCAATACCGTGCGATTCGCAAAAAGATACAACTTGGGAACAAAGATCGTTATAATAATCTCGGTGACCTTCATACTCCTTTGATCTCACGTTGTAGTTTAGTCTACCAAAAACAATCTTATCCACGAAGCCAATGCGTTCCAGCAATTCGTTAATGTCCTGATCCGCGATGTTTGGCGTTGGATACGGCTCCATACTGACCCAAGTCTTTGCCCCTTGGTTGCTTAGGCGCTCCAAGCTCCTGACGCGCATAAACCACTTAGCAGAGTATGGCTCATACTCTCTTAAGTATGAAGCGCTATTTGATACAAAACTGATTCCATACTCGTTTTGATCCAGCGTACCATAATGTAATATATCTGCCGGATAAATTCCTTTTGTGAGAGTAGTTACCTTGATGCCATGATCGTTAAGAAGTCGAATGATCCTAAGTGACATGTCGGTCACGTCGGGATAACCGACCATAAAGGGATCCGACATAAAGCACAAATGGACAAAGCGAATCTTATCTTTCATCCT comes from the Candidatus Zixiibacteriota bacterium genome and includes:
- a CDS encoding radical SAM protein encodes the protein MKQILRKTLLYKTGVEYGDYSINHIEGCAHGCRYPCYAMLMSKRFGRTNTYQDWRKPKLVGNAIELLHREIPRMKDKIRFVHLCFMSDPFMVGYPDVTDMSLRIIRLLNDHGIKVTTLTKGIYPADILHYGTLDQNEYGISFVSNSASYLREYEPYSAKWFMRVRSLERLSNQGAKTWVSMEPYPTPNIADQDINELLERIGFVDKIVFGRLNYNVRSKEYEGHRDYYNDLCSQVVSFCESHGIEYHLKHGTDTRVGAAHICGGVHTPMRSAVRLR